In Parasegetibacter sp. NRK P23, a single genomic region encodes these proteins:
- the ispG gene encoding (E)-4-hydroxy-3-methylbut-2-enyl-diphosphate synthase produces MQLYTPSLTGYKRLITKEVNIGGLLLGNGHPIRVQTMTTTDTMDTLATVEQTLRCVEAGAEMVRITAPSKKEAENLAVIKAELAKRGCHVPLVADIHFTPNAAEIAARLIEKVRVNPGNYVDKKKFDVIDYTDAEYAAEIDRIRERFTPLVKICKEYGTAMRIGTNHGSLSDRIMSRYGDTPMGMVESAMEFLRIARYESYHNIVLSMKSSNPQVMVQAYRLLVERMDQEFAECYPLHLGVTEAGDGEDGRIKSAIGIGALLEDGIGDTIRVSLTEDPEFEIPVCRDLVKRYVPGVESSTVPPIEKMPYSPFSYQRRDSFEVDIIGGKQVPVVIADLNRIESLEPTNLEAIGYHYDAQTDKWTIADIAADFVYTGNKVPGFALPGTIKVITTPALAQNDTSGKCFPLYDLSGFVSAPWKHPSLNFVMVDCYNGGALPDVAMLEKIGNDPSVVICLSSTNQNAMQSVRRMFIELMNKGFRNPVVLITDSNGITPDEHLIHFATETGALLLDGLGDGICLGYGASAKMDTMQSSGRTYLEVKNIHQFTNNTAFSILQATRTRISKTEYISCPSCGRTLFDLQETTAKIRAVTNHLKGVKIAIMGCIVNGPGEMADADFGYVGSGPGKITLYKGKEVVKRNVPTETAVEELIGLLKENGAWVD; encoded by the coding sequence ATGCAACTATATACACCTTCGCTTACCGGGTATAAAAGACTGATTACAAAAGAAGTGAACATCGGCGGATTACTGCTGGGCAACGGACATCCCATCCGTGTACAGACGATGACCACCACCGATACCATGGATACCCTGGCCACCGTGGAGCAAACGCTCCGTTGCGTGGAAGCCGGCGCTGAAATGGTGCGCATCACCGCACCCAGTAAGAAAGAGGCTGAAAACCTCGCGGTGATCAAAGCTGAACTCGCCAAAAGAGGTTGTCACGTGCCCCTCGTGGCTGATATTCATTTTACACCGAATGCGGCGGAAATCGCCGCCAGGCTCATCGAAAAAGTGCGCGTGAATCCCGGCAATTACGTAGATAAGAAAAAGTTCGATGTGATCGATTATACCGACGCGGAATACGCCGCCGAAATTGACCGCATCCGCGAAAGGTTTACGCCGCTGGTGAAAATCTGTAAGGAATACGGTACCGCCATGCGTATCGGCACCAACCACGGCTCGTTGAGCGACCGCATCATGAGCCGCTACGGCGATACACCCATGGGGATGGTGGAAAGTGCCATGGAATTCCTCCGCATCGCACGCTATGAAAGTTACCACAATATTGTACTGAGCATGAAGTCGAGCAACCCGCAGGTTATGGTACAGGCCTACCGCCTGCTGGTGGAGCGCATGGACCAGGAGTTCGCGGAGTGTTATCCGCTGCACCTGGGGGTGACGGAAGCAGGCGATGGAGAAGACGGGCGCATCAAATCTGCCATAGGAATAGGCGCGTTGCTCGAAGACGGCATTGGTGATACCATACGGGTATCCTTAACCGAAGATCCGGAGTTCGAAATACCTGTTTGCCGCGACCTCGTAAAAAGATATGTCCCGGGCGTGGAAAGCAGCACCGTTCCGCCCATAGAAAAAATGCCCTACTCGCCGTTCAGCTACCAGCGAAGAGATAGTTTTGAAGTGGACATCATCGGCGGAAAACAGGTGCCCGTTGTAATAGCCGACCTCAACAGGATCGAAAGCCTGGAGCCCACGAACCTCGAAGCCATCGGGTACCATTACGATGCCCAAACCGATAAATGGACCATTGCCGATATCGCCGCCGATTTTGTATATACCGGTAATAAAGTGCCAGGTTTCGCGTTGCCGGGAACAATTAAAGTGATTACAACGCCAGCGCTGGCGCAAAATGATACCTCCGGAAAATGTTTTCCTTTATATGATTTATCCGGATTTGTGTCCGCGCCCTGGAAGCATCCCTCCCTCAATTTTGTGATGGTGGATTGCTACAATGGCGGCGCATTGCCCGATGTGGCGATGCTGGAAAAAATCGGGAACGATCCTTCCGTTGTGATTTGCCTGAGTTCCACCAACCAGAACGCCATGCAATCGGTAAGACGGATGTTCATAGAACTGATGAACAAAGGATTCCGTAACCCCGTTGTGCTGATCACGGATAGCAACGGGATCACCCCGGACGAGCACCTGATTCACTTCGCTACCGAAACGGGCGCGCTGCTGCTGGATGGTCTGGGCGATGGAATTTGCCTGGGCTATGGGGCTTCCGCGAAAATGGATACCATGCAGTCTTCAGGCAGAACTTACCTCGAAGTGAAGAACATCCACCAGTTCACCAACAATACGGCTTTCTCCATCCTCCAGGCTACGAGGACCCGGATTTCAAAAACCGAATACATTTCCTGTCCTTCCTGCGGAAGAACATTGTTTGACCTCCAGGAAACCACGGCGAAGATACGCGCGGTTACCAACCACCTGAAAGGGGTGAAAATCGCCATCATGGGCTGTATCGTGAATGGTCCCGGAGAAATGGCCGATGCCGATTTTGGCTATGTGGGCAGCGGTCCCGGAAAAATCACGTTGTACAAAGGGAAAGAAGTGGTGAAAAGGAACGTGCCTACGGAAACCGCTGTGGAAGAACTGATCGGTCTCCTGAAAGAGAACGGCGCCTGGGTGGATTGA
- a CDS encoding tetratricopeptide repeat protein, with protein MKQWRIMIVFFLPLFASAQSATPNNLIKKGNELYRKGAFDKALEAYENALKAKPDNMVAGYNQGNALYRSEKFDEAAQRFGEAAEKAKSAADKSRAYYNQGVAMNKQNQLEPAIEAYKNALRNDPTDMQARENLQKALQELKQKQQEEKKKQDQQQQEEKKKEEPKDPEKEKKEEQKKNKMSQKEVEQKLKSMEEKEKQLRDKLQQQKKAAPERPGKDW; from the coding sequence ATGAAACAATGGCGCATAATGATTGTTTTCTTCCTGCCATTGTTCGCGTCCGCACAGTCGGCCACGCCGAACAATCTCATTAAAAAAGGAAACGAGTTGTATAGAAAGGGCGCTTTCGATAAAGCATTGGAAGCATATGAAAATGCGCTGAAGGCCAAACCCGACAATATGGTGGCCGGTTACAACCAGGGAAACGCGTTGTACCGCTCCGAAAAATTTGATGAAGCCGCGCAACGCTTTGGTGAGGCCGCTGAAAAAGCAAAGTCTGCAGCAGACAAAAGCCGTGCGTATTACAACCAGGGCGTGGCCATGAACAAGCAGAACCAACTTGAACCCGCTATTGAAGCGTACAAGAATGCTTTGCGGAACGATCCTACGGATATGCAGGCCCGCGAAAATCTGCAGAAGGCGCTCCAGGAGCTGAAACAAAAACAGCAGGAAGAAAAGAAAAAGCAGGACCAGCAACAACAGGAGGAAAAGAAAAAAGAAGAGCCGAAAGACCCGGAAAAGGAAAAAAAGGAAGAACAAAAGAAAAATAAAATGTCACAGAAAGAAGTGGAACAGAAACTGAAGTCGATGGAAGAAAAGGAAAAGCAACTGCGCGATAAGCTCCAGCAGCAGAAAAAAGCCGCCCCGGAACGCCCCGGAAAAGATTGGTAA
- a CDS encoding VWA domain-containing protein, translated as MLEFQYPVWWWALLLLPLVTLLFWLVVRWKKNTMRKIGDPELVKTLLRGDSPRRFTFSHILLTLAAGLLVAALANLRKPSGGENISRTGVDVMVALDVSKSMMAQDVAPNRMEKAKHMVAKMLDELGNDRVGLVIFAGHAYFQMPLTTDLAAARLYINSASPAMVSTQGTVIGEALRLCNSAFNPKEKKYKAVLLITDGEDHDPDAVATAQAMAENGVMISTVGVGSTEGAKIPDEETGDFKRDEAGNVVVSALNEQLLRDIAAAGNGEYVQLVSTDMAVKGLRDRLDTLEQRTVSDKSQANYKSFFYWFVLGAAIFLLAEFLVNAMPSRFSKYKVFLAKKQTT; from the coding sequence TTGCTTGAATTTCAATACCCGGTATGGTGGTGGGCGCTCCTGTTGCTTCCCCTTGTAACACTCCTGTTCTGGCTCGTGGTACGCTGGAAAAAGAATACCATGCGTAAGATCGGCGACCCCGAACTTGTAAAAACGTTGTTGCGCGGCGATTCTCCCCGTCGATTCACGTTTTCCCATATCCTGCTTACCCTGGCTGCCGGACTACTGGTGGCGGCACTCGCCAATCTCCGTAAGCCATCGGGGGGTGAAAATATTTCCCGGACAGGCGTGGATGTGATGGTGGCGCTGGACGTCAGTAAAAGTATGATGGCGCAGGACGTGGCACCCAACCGGATGGAAAAAGCCAAACACATGGTGGCGAAAATGCTGGATGAACTCGGTAACGACCGTGTGGGACTGGTGATTTTCGCTGGTCATGCTTATTTCCAGATGCCACTTACCACAGACCTCGCAGCGGCAAGGTTGTACATCAATTCCGCCAGCCCGGCAATGGTTTCCACACAGGGAACTGTGATAGGCGAAGCGCTCAGGCTCTGTAATTCCGCATTCAATCCCAAGGAAAAAAAGTATAAAGCAGTACTGCTCATTACAGATGGGGAGGACCATGATCCCGATGCCGTAGCCACCGCGCAGGCCATGGCCGAAAACGGTGTCATGATCTCCACGGTAGGCGTGGGAAGTACGGAAGGTGCAAAAATTCCCGATGAAGAAACCGGCGATTTTAAAAGAGATGAAGCCGGAAATGTTGTGGTGTCTGCACTGAATGAACAGTTATTGCGTGATATTGCCGCCGCGGGAAACGGGGAGTACGTGCAACTGGTGAGTACCGACATGGCGGTGAAAGGCCTCCGCGACCGGCTGGATACACTGGAACAACGTACAGTGAGCGATAAAAGCCAGGCCAATTACAAATCTTTCTTCTACTGGTTCGTACTGGGCGCGGCGATCTTCCTGCTGGCGGAGTTCCTGGTAAACGCGATGCCTTCCCGGTTCAGCAAATACAAGGTATTTCTGGCTAAAAAACAGACAACATGA
- a CDS encoding penicillin-binding transpeptidase domain-containing protein, whose amino-acid sequence MKYLFYVLVAGTLFSACNNNNVTENKSLGKFFEQQGVTGSFGLFDNGKGTFTVFNLSRFRDSAYLPASTFKIVNGLIGLETGRITDEKMVIKWDGVTRAVDNWNQDLTMEQAFRYSAVPWYQELARRIGKDTMQHFLDTLGYAGSAGKAVIKDNLDTFWLDNSIKITADEQLGLVKKLYFNQLPFQPRSQKILQKIMVQEDNSNYILAYKTGWGTAENGHAIAWVVGWVEENRHPYFFALNIEDPNPDADIPAKRMTILKGILKELGFLEGKM is encoded by the coding sequence ATGAAATATCTTTTCTATGTGCTGGTGGCGGGAACGCTTTTCTCCGCCTGCAACAACAACAATGTTACGGAGAACAAATCCCTCGGTAAATTCTTTGAGCAACAGGGCGTTACGGGAAGTTTCGGCCTTTTCGACAACGGAAAAGGAACGTTTACCGTGTTTAACCTCTCCCGCTTCCGCGACAGCGCATACCTGCCAGCCTCCACGTTCAAGATCGTGAACGGGTTGATAGGATTGGAAACCGGTCGGATAACCGATGAAAAAATGGTCATAAAATGGGATGGCGTCACCCGCGCTGTCGATAACTGGAACCAGGATTTGACCATGGAGCAGGCCTTCCGGTATTCCGCCGTACCCTGGTACCAGGAACTGGCACGCAGGATCGGTAAAGATACCATGCAGCATTTCCTGGATACGCTGGGCTATGCGGGCAGTGCCGGGAAAGCTGTTATAAAGGATAACCTGGATACCTTCTGGCTCGACAATTCCATAAAAATCACCGCCGATGAACAACTGGGGCTTGTTAAGAAACTGTATTTCAACCAGCTCCCGTTTCAGCCCCGCTCGCAAAAAATACTACAGAAGATCATGGTGCAGGAAGACAACAGCAACTATATCCTGGCCTATAAAACCGGTTGGGGAACCGCTGAAAATGGTCACGCCATAGCCTGGGTCGTAGGTTGGGTGGAAGAGAACAGGCACCCCTATTTCTTTGCGTTGAACATAGAAGATCCCAATCCGGACGCTGATATTCCCGCCAAAAGAATGACCATTCTGAAAGGTATTCTGAAAGAACTGGGTTTCCTCGAAGGGAAAATGTAA
- a CDS encoding phytanoyl-CoA dioxygenase family protein codes for MSLKSYKPVHWLYNLLHLGKLQHNKAAYRKYNLSKPLVGSVSSKDFPDKTSRAWLDTGDSAELAPQKDGFQHFSSDIQKSILEWSSNGYLIWERCFTESQCDAINHEIERLLSTHQLKFKYGNKLMFANKKSDTVRQMAEAPALVQLLEFLLDREVLAFQTINFLKGSGQRAHSDSIHMTTYPLGYLIAAWIALEDISHENGPLFYYPGSHKLPFLLNGGFNTGSTLLKLGNKDYHDYEDAIADLLTQHDFPRKEFLAKKGDVLIWHANLIHGGAPILNPALTRKSMVVHYYAKDVIKYHEITERPSLL; via the coding sequence ATGTCGTTGAAAAGCTATAAACCTGTTCACTGGTTATACAACCTGCTCCACCTCGGAAAGTTGCAACACAATAAGGCGGCTTACCGGAAATACAACCTCAGCAAACCACTGGTAGGTTCCGTTTCCAGCAAAGATTTCCCCGATAAAACTTCCCGTGCCTGGCTCGACACGGGAGATTCAGCCGAACTGGCACCACAGAAAGATGGCTTTCAACATTTTTCTTCCGACATACAGAAAAGTATCCTTGAGTGGAGCAGTAATGGCTATCTTATATGGGAGCGGTGTTTTACGGAATCGCAATGTGACGCCATCAACCACGAAATAGAACGGCTCTTAAGCACGCATCAGTTAAAGTTCAAATATGGCAACAAGTTGATGTTCGCCAACAAGAAATCTGATACCGTCCGGCAAATGGCCGAAGCCCCCGCACTTGTCCAATTACTTGAATTTCTTCTGGACCGCGAAGTATTGGCCTTTCAAACCATCAACTTTTTAAAAGGAAGCGGACAACGGGCACACTCCGACAGTATTCACATGACCACCTATCCACTCGGCTACCTGATTGCCGCCTGGATCGCCCTGGAAGATATTTCCCACGAAAACGGGCCATTGTTTTATTACCCCGGCAGCCATAAACTTCCCTTTTTGTTGAACGGCGGATTTAATACAGGCAGTACTTTATTAAAACTCGGCAATAAAGATTACCATGATTATGAAGACGCGATAGCCGACCTGCTTACCCAACACGATTTTCCCCGGAAGGAATTCCTTGCGAAAAAAGGGGATGTACTGATCTGGCACGCCAACCTGATTCATGGCGGAGCCCCTATTCTAAACCCCGCGCTTACCCGTAAAAGTATGGTGGTGCATTATTATGCGAAGGATGTGATCAAATACCATGAAATCACGGAACGCCCTTCGTTGTTGTAA
- the kbl gene encoding glycine C-acetyltransferase → MNQNFVQRIGAELQEIREAGLFKSERIITSEQGPEIVVNGKTVLNFCANNYLGLSSHPKVIEAAHKAIDSHGYGMSSVRFICGTQDIHKELETKIAQFLGTEDTILYAAAFDANGGVFEPLFNEQDAIISDALNHASIIDGVRLCKAQRFRYNHNDMADLEAKLKETQGLRSRIIVTDGSFSMDGTIAQLDKICDLADQYDAIVMIDECHSSGFLGKTGRGTHEYRGVMGRIDIITGTLGKALGGASGGFTSGKKEIIEMLRQRSRPYLFSNTVAPSIVGASIAVLDMLSETTELRDKLEFNTKFFRSKMTEAGFDIKPGDHPIVPIMLYEAVLAQQFAAKLLEEGVYVIGFFFPVVAKGQARIRVQLSAAHEQHHLEKAIAAFTKVGKELGVLK, encoded by the coding sequence ATGAACCAGAATTTCGTACAAAGAATAGGAGCTGAACTGCAAGAAATCCGCGAAGCGGGCTTGTTCAAATCCGAACGCATCATTACCAGCGAACAAGGGCCGGAGATTGTAGTGAACGGGAAAACCGTGCTGAATTTCTGCGCCAACAATTACCTCGGGCTGTCTTCCCATCCCAAAGTGATTGAGGCCGCCCATAAAGCAATCGATTCCCATGGGTATGGCATGAGCAGTGTCCGTTTCATATGCGGAACCCAGGATATTCATAAAGAACTGGAAACCAAGATTGCACAGTTCCTGGGTACAGAAGATACCATTTTATATGCCGCGGCATTCGATGCGAACGGTGGCGTATTTGAACCTCTTTTCAACGAGCAGGACGCGATCATCTCCGATGCCCTGAACCACGCCTCTATTATAGATGGTGTTCGTTTGTGCAAGGCGCAGCGTTTCCGGTACAACCACAACGATATGGCAGACCTGGAAGCCAAATTGAAGGAAACCCAGGGCCTCCGCAGCCGCATCATCGTAACCGACGGCTCTTTCAGCATGGACGGTACCATCGCCCAACTCGATAAAATCTGCGACCTAGCCGACCAATACGATGCCATCGTGATGATCGATGAATGTCATTCTTCCGGATTCCTCGGTAAAACAGGTCGTGGCACCCACGAATACCGTGGTGTGATGGGCCGCATCGACATCATCACCGGAACATTAGGAAAAGCCCTCGGCGGTGCTTCCGGCGGATTCACCAGCGGGAAAAAGGAAATTATCGAAATGTTGCGCCAGCGTAGCCGTCCGTACCTTTTCTCCAATACCGTCGCGCCCAGTATCGTAGGCGCTTCCATCGCGGTACTCGATATGCTCAGCGAAACCACTGAACTCCGCGATAAACTGGAATTCAACACGAAATTCTTCCGCTCCAAAATGACGGAAGCGGGCTTCGACATCAAACCAGGCGATCACCCTATTGTTCCGATTATGCTGTATGAAGCGGTACTGGCCCAGCAATTCGCGGCCAAACTGCTCGAAGAAGGGGTGTATGTGATCGGGTTCTTCTTCCCTGTGGTGGCGAAAGGCCAGGCGCGTATCCGCGTTCAGCTGAGCGCCGCGCACGAGCAGCACCACCTGGAAAAGGCAATTGCCGCATTTACAAAAGTTGGGAAAGAATTAGGGGTATTGAAGTAA
- a CDS encoding RNA polymerase sigma factor, with translation MTEKDYNDCVRQYADNVYRFILKNLKHEEDARDVVQSAFEKMWRNRAEVEADKCKSFLFTVAYNQMIDHLRKAKRVTLKEEFREDARISYKEVNNAKKILEEALDRLNETQRSLVMLKDYEGYSYEEIGQIMGLSDSQVKVYLHRARLQLKNYLVKPENVI, from the coding sequence ATGACGGAAAAAGACTACAATGATTGTGTAAGGCAGTATGCAGACAATGTATACCGTTTTATACTCAAAAACCTGAAACACGAGGAAGACGCCCGCGACGTGGTGCAGTCGGCCTTTGAAAAAATGTGGCGGAACCGCGCCGAAGTGGAAGCGGATAAATGTAAGTCGTTCCTCTTTACAGTGGCCTACAACCAGATGATTGACCACCTCCGCAAAGCGAAAAGGGTGACGTTAAAAGAAGAATTCAGGGAAGATGCGCGTATTTCTTACAAAGAGGTGAACAACGCGAAGAAAATACTGGAAGAAGCGCTGGACAGGCTGAACGAAACACAACGTTCGTTGGTGATGCTGAAAGATTATGAAGGGTACAGTTACGAAGAGATCGGCCAGATCATGGGACTGTCCGACAGCCAGGTGAAAGTGTACCTCCACAGAGCGCGTCTGCAATTGAAAAATTATTTAGTTAAGCCGGAAAACGTGATATAA
- a CDS encoding outer membrane beta-barrel protein produces the protein MKQLLLLATVLLSIGTASAQTDSTRQEKKPDTIRIGGIVIIKSKDKDSKSKTIIIEDSTKIVRKKAKSDVSTNWWIVDLGFANYTDNTNYANALASGFVGPGVGEDQLDLRTGKSVNVNIWFFMQRFNLVKHYVNLKYGLGLELNNYRYTEPVLFNTSPTQIVMDTRHYTKNKLAADYLTVPLMLNFNFNPNKRKSFSLSAGVSGGYLYSARQKTITGEDGKQKERDDFDLRKFKLAYIGEIGLGPVKLYGSLATQSMFEKGLDQTPFNVGFRLSNW, from the coding sequence ATGAAACAGTTACTTCTACTCGCAACCGTACTCCTGAGTATCGGAACCGCCTCCGCTCAAACCGACAGCACCAGACAGGAGAAAAAGCCAGACACCATCCGCATTGGCGGGATCGTGATCATTAAAAGCAAAGACAAGGATTCTAAATCCAAAACCATCATCATCGAAGACAGTACAAAAATTGTACGGAAGAAAGCAAAATCAGATGTGAGCACCAACTGGTGGATCGTTGACCTCGGCTTTGCCAACTACACCGATAACACCAATTACGCCAACGCCCTGGCCAGCGGATTTGTTGGACCTGGTGTGGGAGAAGATCAACTTGACCTCAGAACCGGTAAATCCGTGAACGTAAACATCTGGTTCTTCATGCAACGCTTCAACCTCGTTAAGCATTATGTGAACCTTAAATACGGTCTGGGACTGGAACTCAACAACTACCGCTATACCGAACCGGTATTGTTTAATACAAGTCCCACACAAATTGTAATGGATACCCGCCACTATACCAAGAACAAGCTGGCGGCGGATTACCTCACCGTTCCCCTGATGCTGAACTTCAATTTCAATCCCAACAAAAGAAAATCATTCTCCCTGAGCGCCGGCGTGAGCGGAGGATACCTTTACAGCGCGCGCCAGAAAACCATCACAGGAGAAGATGGTAAGCAGAAAGAGCGCGATGATTTCGACCTGCGCAAATTCAAACTGGCCTATATCGGGGAGATCGGGCTGGGACCCGTTAAACTCTACGGATCACTCGCCACACAGTCGATGTTCGAGAAAGGTCTTGACCAAACACCCTTCAATGTAGGCTTCCGTTTGAGCAACTGGTAA
- a CDS encoding murein L,D-transpeptidase family protein produces the protein MKRAFSFFLVAAIAPALSFLPAKNRRYHRINAPIGEVYIVIDKSDYELKLFDQKGWYATYPVVFGSNSLADKRMEGDKLTPEGDYRIQNKRVHQKWSRFLLIDYPNQQNRERFAQLKASGKIPSGASIGGGIGIHGTWPREEYAVDRYLNWTDGCISLKRTDVEELYELVPAGTRVRIQR, from the coding sequence ATGAAACGGGCATTTTCATTTTTTCTTGTCGCGGCCATTGCTCCCGCACTCAGTTTTCTTCCCGCGAAGAACAGGCGCTATCACAGGATAAACGCGCCGATCGGAGAAGTGTATATCGTTATCGATAAATCGGATTATGAACTGAAACTTTTCGATCAGAAAGGATGGTACGCCACCTACCCCGTTGTATTCGGCAGCAACTCCCTCGCCGATAAACGCATGGAAGGCGACAAACTCACGCCCGAAGGGGATTACCGCATCCAAAACAAGCGGGTTCACCAGAAATGGAGCCGCTTTCTCCTGATAGATTATCCCAACCAACAGAACCGGGAGCGCTTTGCGCAGTTGAAAGCGAGCGGAAAAATACCTTCCGGCGCCAGCATTGGCGGAGGCATTGGCATCCACGGCACCTGGCCCCGCGAAGAATACGCGGTTGACCGATACCTCAACTGGACCGACGGCTGCATTTCGTTGAAGAGAACAGATGTGGAGGAATTATATGAACTGGTCCCCGCCGGAACACGGGTGCGCATACAACGGTGA